The following coding sequences lie in one Myxococcus xanthus genomic window:
- a CDS encoding metallophosphoesterase family protein: MRIAHCSDVHITEDYFALPLHRLGWRRWVALAELTVGGRARRYARAPQALAAIARDAQAAQVDHFILSGDLTAYALDGEFSGARQSLGALAEDPRRCTVIPGNHDVFTPGSHRTGRFAKYFGHLLESDLPEYRREGAFPFVRLLGTEAAVVGLLSARVPRTPGLSYGVIGEAQLGGLAALLTDARLEGRAILVVVHHAPLNPHGRPDHWHHGLRDADALLKLLPGPRYAVLHGHIHRRYHHPATADRPHVFGAGSSTESGHEGYWLIDVADGQVSGGQQQTPAL; the protein is encoded by the coding sequence ATGCGCATCGCCCACTGCTCCGACGTCCACATCACCGAGGACTACTTCGCGCTTCCGCTGCACCGGCTGGGCTGGCGACGTTGGGTGGCCCTGGCGGAGCTCACCGTGGGAGGCCGCGCCCGGCGGTACGCGCGCGCGCCCCAGGCGCTGGCCGCCATTGCCCGGGACGCGCAGGCCGCGCAGGTGGACCACTTCATCCTCTCCGGCGACCTGACGGCGTACGCGCTGGACGGTGAGTTCAGCGGCGCCCGCCAGTCCCTGGGCGCGCTGGCGGAGGACCCCCGCCGCTGCACCGTCATCCCCGGCAATCACGACGTCTTCACGCCCGGGAGCCACCGCACCGGGCGCTTCGCGAAGTACTTCGGCCACCTGCTGGAGAGCGACCTGCCGGAGTACCGCCGCGAGGGCGCCTTTCCTTTCGTCCGGTTGCTGGGCACCGAGGCCGCGGTGGTGGGGCTGCTGTCCGCCCGTGTGCCGCGCACGCCGGGCCTGTCCTACGGCGTCATCGGCGAGGCCCAGCTCGGAGGCCTGGCCGCGCTGCTGACGGACGCCCGGTTGGAGGGCCGCGCCATCCTGGTGGTGGTGCACCACGCGCCGCTCAATCCCCATGGGCGACCGGACCACTGGCACCATGGCCTCCGGGACGCGGACGCCTTGCTGAAGCTGCTGCCGGGCCCGCGCTACGCGGTGCTGCACGGCCACATCCACCGGCGCTACCACCATCCCGCCACCGCCGACCGGCCCCATGTCTTCGGCGCGGGCTCCTCCACTGAATCCGGGCACGAGGGGTACTGGCTCATCGACGTGGCGGACGGGCAGGTGTCCGGCGGCCAGCAACAGACGCCCGCCCTGTGA
- the gluQRS gene encoding tRNA glutamyl-Q(34) synthetase GluQRS — MSLVRGRFAPSPTGRMHLGNIRSALLGWLQARAAHGRFLLRIEDLDRARCKPQYVDDLLRDMEWLGLDWDEQPLFQSQRDGLYRDAQARLEQAGRVYPCFCTRAEIARAASAPHGLSDEGPRYPGTCAQLTREQISERARTRAPAYRFRASSGEVRFVDGLQGPYSQDVDAVVGDFVVRRNDGVSSYQLAVVVDDAATDITHVLRGDDLLSSTPRQLQLYTSLDLRAPEFLHVPLVLGEDGKRLAKREGAFALAELRERGVAPERVLGLLASWSGWGDGGPLTLAELVHSFRPERLPRTPVVAGEAALREALGLG; from the coding sequence ATGAGCCTGGTCCGAGGCCGCTTCGCTCCCAGCCCCACCGGGCGCATGCACCTGGGAAACATCCGCAGCGCGCTGCTCGGCTGGCTCCAGGCGAGGGCGGCCCACGGCCGCTTCCTGCTGCGCATCGAGGACCTGGACCGCGCGCGCTGCAAGCCGCAGTACGTCGACGACCTGCTGCGCGACATGGAATGGCTGGGGCTGGACTGGGACGAGCAGCCCCTCTTCCAGAGCCAACGGGACGGCCTCTACCGCGACGCCCAGGCGCGGCTGGAACAAGCAGGGCGCGTGTATCCCTGCTTCTGCACACGCGCGGAGATTGCACGGGCCGCCAGCGCACCTCACGGTCTCTCCGACGAGGGCCCCCGCTACCCGGGCACCTGCGCGCAACTCACCCGCGAACAGATTTCCGAGCGCGCCCGCACGCGCGCGCCCGCGTACCGCTTCCGCGCGAGCTCCGGCGAGGTCCGCTTCGTGGACGGCTTGCAGGGCCCGTACTCGCAAGACGTGGACGCGGTGGTGGGCGACTTCGTCGTGCGGCGCAACGACGGCGTGTCCAGCTACCAGCTCGCGGTGGTGGTGGACGACGCGGCCACGGACATCACCCACGTGCTGCGCGGGGACGACCTGCTCTCCTCCACGCCCCGGCAGCTCCAGCTCTACACGTCGCTGGACTTGCGCGCGCCCGAGTTCCTCCACGTCCCGCTGGTGTTGGGAGAAGACGGCAAGCGGCTCGCCAAGCGCGAGGGTGCCTTCGCGCTCGCGGAGTTGCGTGAGCGTGGCGTGGCTCCCGAGCGGGTGCTGGGCCTGCTCGCCTCATGGAGTGGATGGGGAGACGGAGGCCCCCTGACGCTCGCCGAGCTGGTGCACAGCTTCCGTCCCGAAAGACTGCCGCGCACGCCTGTCGTCGCGGGCGAGGCCGCGCTCCGAGAAGCACTCGGCCTGGGGTGA
- a CDS encoding adenylate/guanylate cyclase domain-containing protein, which yields MTDITLEEYKALRTLQRAVDDALEDSLRERETLTQTFKRCFPLVLSLTGAKAVAITTRDEELVEQTWNEGDWSDRHPGALLEGAVGVRRLGADTLVSQPLDVAGTRVGVFGLLFANDATAPDVSSRLLRVLDTVAEQLDTVLCLVHTASEKHQLILQCNNHLANPVFEAGMDLAVLTLAQRVRLPGFLLLYRDAVQPHVLHYRTYRNGHLEFESGEQPHAGLEAAIRQHGPRLLLSEESTLRRLFSGRTTEAVLISGAAAHGPLGKIVVWNDNGFSTYAMDLIRVLASTLSQRLQDYNRERIHLSQFFPNAIIDALLHDPAYAQYLRAQDQEVGILFADINGFTRICERGFDSPRNIGRFVDEWSQRAVGCIWEHGGVFDKMVGDCVIGLFGPPFFKGTPRERAQAAVRAACDIQAFTASLGAREEVAALCERVKLPGLGVAVGVNLAHANCGLFGPNRQYTAFSSGMNQAARLQSLAGFRETLVMDSVHAALVGSDEPFFQGLRFGPLTETPVKNVAQPLRHYRLEPLTP from the coding sequence ATGACCGACATCACCCTGGAGGAGTACAAGGCGCTGCGCACCCTCCAGCGCGCGGTGGATGACGCCTTGGAGGATAGCCTGCGCGAGCGCGAGACGCTGACGCAGACCTTCAAGCGCTGCTTCCCGTTGGTGCTCTCGCTCACCGGCGCCAAGGCCGTGGCCATCACCACGCGCGACGAGGAGTTGGTGGAGCAGACGTGGAACGAAGGGGACTGGAGCGACCGCCACCCCGGCGCGCTGCTGGAGGGCGCCGTGGGCGTGCGCCGGTTGGGGGCGGACACCCTGGTCAGCCAGCCCCTGGACGTGGCGGGAACGCGCGTGGGCGTGTTCGGCCTGCTCTTCGCGAACGACGCCACCGCGCCGGATGTCTCCTCGCGGCTGCTGCGCGTGCTGGACACCGTGGCGGAGCAGCTCGACACGGTGTTGTGCCTGGTGCACACCGCGTCGGAGAAGCACCAGCTCATCCTCCAGTGCAACAACCATCTGGCCAACCCCGTCTTCGAAGCGGGCATGGACCTGGCCGTGCTGACGCTGGCGCAGCGCGTGCGCCTGCCAGGCTTCCTGCTGCTGTACCGGGACGCGGTGCAGCCGCACGTGCTGCACTACCGCACCTACCGCAATGGGCACCTGGAGTTCGAAAGCGGCGAGCAGCCCCATGCGGGGTTGGAGGCGGCCATCCGCCAGCACGGCCCCCGGCTGCTCCTGAGCGAGGAGTCCACGCTGCGGCGGCTCTTCTCCGGCCGCACCACCGAGGCCGTGCTCATCTCCGGCGCCGCCGCGCATGGCCCGCTGGGGAAGATTGTCGTGTGGAACGACAACGGCTTCTCCACCTACGCCATGGACCTCATCCGGGTGCTGGCGTCCACGCTGAGTCAGCGGCTCCAGGACTACAACCGCGAGCGCATCCACCTGTCGCAGTTCTTCCCCAACGCCATCATCGACGCGTTGTTGCACGACCCCGCCTATGCCCAGTACCTGCGGGCGCAGGACCAGGAGGTGGGCATCCTCTTCGCGGACATCAACGGCTTCACCCGCATCTGCGAGCGGGGCTTCGACAGCCCGCGCAACATCGGCCGCTTCGTGGACGAGTGGAGCCAGCGCGCCGTGGGCTGCATCTGGGAGCACGGCGGCGTGTTCGACAAGATGGTCGGTGACTGTGTCATCGGCCTCTTCGGGCCGCCCTTCTTCAAGGGCACGCCACGCGAGCGCGCGCAGGCGGCGGTGCGGGCCGCGTGTGACATCCAGGCCTTCACCGCGTCGCTGGGCGCGCGCGAGGAAGTGGCGGCGCTGTGTGAGCGCGTGAAGCTGCCGGGCCTGGGGGTGGCGGTGGGCGTCAACCTGGCGCACGCCAACTGCGGCCTCTTCGGGCCCAACCGTCAGTACACGGCCTTCTCCAGCGGCATGAACCAGGCGGCCCGCCTCCAGTCACTGGCGGGTTTCCGGGAGACGCTGGTGATGGACAGCGTGCATGCCGCGCTGGTGGGCTCGGATGAGCCCTTCTTCCAGGGCCTGCGCTTCGGGCCCCTGACGGAGACGCCCGTGAAGAACGTGGCGCAGCCGCTGCGCCACTACCGGCTGGAGCCGCTCACGCCTTGA
- a CDS encoding patatin-like phospholipase family protein, with protein sequence MNRSTTYLLCLTALAAVSSGCFLRTGYILDALNTPGDPQAAPLPVPIQERAARLTRTHLVDAYADPAEAARWMSAMGNAPQPILEQLDCLKQSAGGSNSACYERFLKTAMETPQWGLPSLPTTVDPAAPSPREVDAARFLANTLGIAASLVALRDAQGDRVPIQVLARGIREGAESAAQYVSVRKWNRTLGRPSNAIVLSGGGANGAFSAGAIWRLLGVLEQCRGKPAPEGCGDARIDLAAGSSTGALISTLVDLFHTPGHEEAARQLLISNYTCAVESDLYCVNNTWIWKIASNLRGLVQFDGIYGKLRAAVVPEQLTNGTELVAVSVDFDTGDVFGISDQDPANFDPNATEQQRVEGIINGVVASIVEPVLADPVPWLPSHTGRIRGSFFDGGVRSGLPLLQAVQRGAERVLVISTGGVEPSPENPPDNAVSVLMRTIDLFVAQPRVGEVQQGEMAAVGRRFAEYNVCVERLANVADAASVNAFCRRTGTGFVPREPGALKAATSMWLGSARFDQVASSWRSSWMFRPDSQLQTASGYGFSPEVMRPLFKEGVKHFQQRCHEVLRLFEIQGTLAASECDKPVDDAVSEAEARFAPLAQCAKGKPEQRSCK encoded by the coding sequence ATGAACCGGAGCACCACGTACCTGCTGTGTCTCACCGCGCTGGCCGCCGTCTCCAGCGGCTGCTTCCTGCGCACGGGCTACATCCTCGACGCGCTGAACACCCCCGGGGACCCGCAGGCGGCGCCGCTGCCCGTGCCCATCCAGGAGCGCGCGGCGCGCCTCACCCGCACGCACCTGGTGGACGCCTACGCCGACCCCGCCGAAGCCGCGCGCTGGATGTCCGCGATGGGCAACGCGCCCCAGCCCATCCTCGAACAACTGGACTGCCTGAAGCAGAGCGCGGGCGGCAGCAACAGCGCGTGCTACGAGCGCTTCCTCAAGACAGCCATGGAGACGCCGCAGTGGGGCCTGCCGTCGCTGCCCACCACGGTGGACCCCGCCGCGCCCTCACCGCGCGAAGTGGACGCCGCGCGCTTCCTGGCCAACACGCTGGGCATCGCCGCGTCGCTGGTGGCCCTGCGTGATGCCCAGGGGGACCGCGTGCCCATCCAGGTGCTCGCCCGCGGAATCCGCGAAGGCGCCGAGTCCGCCGCGCAGTACGTCAGCGTCCGCAAGTGGAACCGCACGCTGGGACGCCCATCCAACGCCATTGTCCTGAGCGGCGGCGGAGCCAATGGCGCGTTCAGCGCGGGGGCTATCTGGCGGCTGCTCGGCGTGCTGGAGCAGTGCCGCGGCAAGCCGGCGCCGGAGGGTTGTGGAGACGCGCGTATCGACCTGGCGGCGGGCAGCAGCACCGGCGCGCTCATCAGCACGCTGGTGGACCTGTTCCACACGCCGGGCCACGAAGAGGCCGCGCGCCAGCTGCTCATCAGCAACTACACCTGCGCGGTGGAGTCGGACCTGTACTGCGTCAACAACACCTGGATTTGGAAGATTGCCTCCAACCTGCGTGGCCTGGTCCAGTTCGACGGCATCTACGGCAAGCTCCGCGCAGCGGTGGTCCCCGAGCAGCTCACCAACGGCACGGAGCTGGTGGCCGTCTCCGTGGACTTCGACACGGGTGACGTCTTCGGCATCAGCGACCAGGACCCAGCGAACTTCGACCCGAACGCCACCGAACAGCAGCGCGTGGAGGGCATCATCAACGGCGTCGTCGCCTCCATCGTGGAGCCCGTGCTCGCAGACCCGGTGCCGTGGCTGCCGTCACACACCGGGAGGATAAGGGGCTCCTTCTTCGACGGCGGCGTGCGCTCTGGACTGCCGCTGCTCCAAGCCGTTCAGCGCGGTGCCGAGCGCGTGCTGGTCATCTCCACCGGCGGCGTGGAGCCGTCACCAGAGAACCCGCCGGACAACGCCGTCAGCGTGCTGATGCGCACCATCGATCTGTTCGTCGCCCAGCCGCGCGTGGGTGAGGTGCAGCAGGGGGAGATGGCCGCCGTGGGCCGGCGCTTCGCGGAGTACAACGTCTGCGTGGAGCGCCTGGCGAACGTGGCCGACGCCGCCAGCGTCAACGCCTTCTGCCGCCGCACGGGCACGGGCTTCGTCCCGCGCGAGCCCGGGGCCCTCAAGGCGGCCACCAGCATGTGGCTGGGCTCCGCCCGCTTCGACCAGGTGGCCTCCAGCTGGCGTTCGTCGTGGATGTTCCGTCCGGACTCGCAGCTCCAGACGGCCAGCGGCTACGGCTTCTCGCCGGAGGTCATGCGGCCGCTGTTCAAGGAAGGCGTGAAGCACTTCCAGCAGCGTTGCCATGAAGTACTGCGCCTCTTCGAGATTCAGGGCACGCTGGCCGCCTCGGAGTGCGATAAGCCGGTGGACGACGCGGTGTCGGAAGCCGAGGCGCGGTTCGCTCCACTGGCCCAGTGCGCGAAGGGCAAGCCCGAGCAGCGCTCGTGCAAGTGA
- the rlmN gene encoding 23S rRNA (adenine(2503)-C(2))-methyltransferase RlmN — translation MPSDTSANLYDLTRPALGALLSGWGFGPYHRDQLWTALYRRHATTFDELDGLKPELLRMLREHTRLGQLATHHESFSSDGFTHKLLLRLDDGQTIETVLMRFKGRATVCISTQAGCAMGCVFCATGQMGLSRHLTPGEIVGQILHVNRILRASGETLRNVVLMGMGEPLHNYEHTMSAVDVLVDALGLAMGPRFITLSTVGVVPGIRRLADEERPIHLAVSLHGATDAERAALVPAGRRWPLNELMDACRYYSEKRKRRIFFEWTLISGRNDTAEHAHTLGLLLRGMDAHVNVIPLNPTVGYDGGPSRPESVRAFQDVLASYDVPSTVRQRRGIDIDAGCGQLKATVERRSRRSLPTSA, via the coding sequence ATGCCGTCCGACACGTCCGCCAACCTGTACGATTTGACGCGGCCCGCGCTGGGGGCGCTGCTCTCCGGTTGGGGCTTCGGCCCCTACCACCGCGACCAGCTCTGGACCGCGCTGTACCGCCGGCACGCGACCACTTTCGACGAACTGGACGGCCTCAAGCCGGAGCTGCTGCGCATGCTGCGCGAGCACACGCGCCTGGGTCAGCTGGCCACCCACCACGAGTCCTTCAGCAGCGACGGCTTCACGCACAAGCTGCTGCTGCGCCTGGATGACGGGCAGACCATTGAAACCGTGCTGATGCGGTTCAAGGGCCGCGCCACGGTGTGCATCAGCACGCAGGCCGGCTGCGCCATGGGCTGCGTCTTCTGCGCCACCGGGCAGATGGGGCTCTCACGCCACCTGACGCCCGGCGAAATCGTGGGGCAGATACTCCACGTCAACCGCATCCTGCGCGCCTCCGGCGAGACGCTGCGCAACGTCGTCCTCATGGGCATGGGCGAGCCGCTCCACAACTACGAGCACACGATGTCCGCGGTGGACGTGCTGGTGGATGCGCTGGGGCTCGCCATGGGCCCACGCTTCATCACGCTCAGCACCGTGGGCGTGGTGCCCGGCATCCGGCGGCTCGCGGATGAAGAGCGCCCCATCCACCTGGCCGTCAGCCTCCATGGCGCCACCGACGCCGAACGCGCGGCGCTGGTCCCCGCGGGGCGCCGCTGGCCCCTCAACGAGCTGATGGACGCGTGCCGCTACTACAGCGAGAAGCGCAAGCGCCGCATCTTCTTCGAGTGGACGCTCATCTCCGGCCGCAACGACACCGCCGAGCACGCGCACACGCTGGGCCTGCTGCTGCGCGGCATGGACGCGCACGTCAACGTCATCCCCCTCAACCCCACGGTGGGTTACGACGGCGGCCCCAGCCGTCCGGAGTCCGTGCGCGCCTTCCAGGACGTGCTCGCCTCCTATGACGTGCCCAGCACGGTGCGTCAGCGCCGGGGCATCGACATCGACGCGGGCTGTGGCCAGCTCAAGGCCACCGTGGAGCGACGTTCACGCCGTTCACTTCCCACCAGCGCTTGA
- a CDS encoding GNAT family N-acetyltransferase has product MPVTVEQLGPQDAEALRGLLSKDPVHNLYLLGLLEEFGIAPRGRVPFAFYGRFDNQVLTAAVFVGGDGGLVVPSASDAGATSVIADALSSRLTLRSTVGDKSSVDALLRSLAPGKPRLSRTQRLFSVSADDLGPFTNPLLRLAKEEDLPRLLPLAQGYVREVHERDPLAEDPRGYEARVIQRVRQRRTYVLEENGALVFKVDIGSRSQYGAELEGLYTLPAERKKGHALLCLGQISRHLLSSLPRLTLRIDERDESTARIARRVGYLAGRPWRLVLVD; this is encoded by the coding sequence ATGCCCGTTACCGTCGAACAGCTTGGTCCCCAGGACGCGGAAGCCCTTCGGGGGCTGCTGTCGAAGGACCCGGTCCACAACCTCTACCTGCTGGGGTTGCTGGAGGAGTTCGGCATCGCCCCCCGTGGCAGGGTGCCCTTCGCCTTCTACGGTCGCTTCGACAACCAGGTCCTCACCGCCGCCGTGTTCGTGGGCGGCGACGGCGGGCTGGTGGTGCCCAGCGCGAGCGATGCGGGCGCCACCAGCGTCATCGCGGACGCGCTGTCCTCGCGCCTGACGCTGCGCTCCACCGTGGGCGACAAGTCGTCGGTGGACGCGCTGCTGCGCAGCCTGGCCCCCGGCAAGCCACGCCTGTCGCGCACGCAGCGGCTGTTCAGCGTGTCGGCGGATGACCTGGGCCCCTTCACCAACCCGCTCTTGCGGCTGGCGAAGGAAGAGGATCTGCCCCGGCTGCTGCCGCTGGCTCAGGGCTACGTGCGCGAGGTGCACGAGCGAGACCCATTGGCCGAGGACCCGCGAGGCTACGAGGCCCGCGTCATCCAGCGCGTGCGCCAGCGCCGCACCTACGTGTTGGAGGAGAATGGCGCGCTGGTGTTCAAGGTGGATATCGGCAGCCGCTCCCAGTACGGCGCGGAGCTGGAGGGCCTCTACACGCTGCCCGCCGAGCGCAAGAAGGGCCACGCCTTGCTGTGCCTGGGCCAGATTTCCCGCCACCTGCTGTCCTCGCTGCCGCGGCTGACCCTGCGCATCGACGAGCGGGACGAGAGCACCGCCCGCATCGCCCGCAGGGTCGGCTACCTGGCTGGCCGGCCGTGGCGGCTCGTCCTGGTGGACTAG
- a CDS encoding SLC13 family permease, which produces MTIAIVLGVVVVALVLFSFDTLPIEVSSLVVVCLLALTGVLTPVQAFEGFSNDTVIFIFTLLAMTQGLASTGVVQLVGQRLAFFARFGHQTFVMAMMVVVAAFSSVISNTVTTAAFLPVAIGAAQRAKVPKSKVLLPLAYASMLGGMVFLYGTSTNLVMSAAMQRQGMPGIGVTELAPVGLPLAIVGILGVVLLAPWLLPAREGRGAMEDWTLRDYLTEAVLPPDSRYVGKELGDISEGLGLRVIGIIRDGEALSAVPGYRLRGDERLLIEGNRETILRVKDLRGIQIRPDVRLSDEELHDKDSLLIEASVPPDSPLVGRSLKETLFVERYGLVALALHRKPAIQRITKLQLLGRTFGERSLSMLPLSVGDVLLLRGARDRVDELARGGNLTVLSGHEYQPPRYGKALLAVVLFLGALAAGSLNVVPLSVAGLTGMLLMIATGCVDPRTAFRVDWRVVLLIGSMMALGLAMEVSGAGAFVGDRVAALGAYGGPRMVMVLLMVLTIVLSAPMSNQAAALVVLPVAINAAQQLGVDARPFAMAVTLAASCSFITPLEPSCVLVYGPGHYRFTDFFRLGTPLTAVLVVLLTVAVPWVWPLEKGSSPAPPRPAVGLRAPMGP; this is translated from the coding sequence TTCCCATCGAGGTCAGCTCGCTCGTGGTGGTGTGCCTGCTGGCGCTCACCGGCGTGCTCACGCCCGTGCAGGCGTTCGAGGGGTTCAGCAACGACACTGTCATCTTCATCTTCACGCTGCTCGCGATGACGCAGGGGCTCGCATCGACGGGCGTGGTTCAGTTGGTGGGCCAACGGTTGGCCTTCTTCGCCCGCTTCGGCCACCAGACGTTCGTCATGGCGATGATGGTGGTGGTGGCCGCCTTCTCCTCTGTCATCTCCAACACGGTGACGACGGCGGCCTTCCTGCCGGTGGCCATTGGTGCGGCCCAGCGCGCCAAGGTGCCCAAGAGCAAGGTGCTGTTGCCGCTGGCGTACGCCTCCATGCTGGGCGGCATGGTGTTCCTCTACGGCACCTCCACCAACCTGGTGATGTCCGCCGCGATGCAGCGGCAGGGCATGCCGGGCATCGGCGTGACGGAGCTGGCGCCGGTGGGGCTGCCGCTGGCCATTGTCGGCATCCTCGGGGTGGTGCTGCTGGCGCCGTGGCTGCTGCCGGCCCGCGAGGGGCGCGGCGCCATGGAGGATTGGACGCTGCGCGACTACCTCACGGAGGCGGTGCTGCCGCCGGACTCGCGCTACGTGGGCAAGGAGCTGGGGGACATCTCGGAGGGGCTGGGACTGCGCGTCATCGGCATCATCCGCGACGGCGAGGCCCTGTCCGCGGTGCCCGGCTACCGGCTGCGCGGCGACGAGCGGCTGCTCATCGAAGGCAACCGCGAGACGATTCTGCGGGTGAAGGACCTGCGCGGCATCCAAATCCGCCCGGACGTGCGGCTGTCCGACGAGGAGCTGCACGACAAGGACTCGCTCCTCATCGAGGCCAGCGTGCCACCCGACAGCCCGCTGGTGGGGCGGAGCCTGAAGGAGACGCTCTTCGTGGAGCGCTACGGCCTGGTGGCGCTGGCCCTGCACCGCAAGCCCGCCATCCAGCGCATCACCAAGCTCCAACTGCTGGGCCGCACCTTCGGGGAACGCTCGCTGTCCATGCTGCCGCTGTCGGTGGGGGACGTGCTGCTGCTGCGCGGCGCGCGCGACCGGGTGGATGAGCTGGCGCGGGGTGGCAACCTGACGGTGCTCAGTGGCCACGAATACCAGCCCCCACGCTACGGCAAGGCGCTGCTGGCGGTGGTGCTGTTCCTGGGCGCGCTGGCGGCGGGCTCGCTGAACGTGGTGCCACTGTCGGTGGCGGGCCTCACCGGCATGTTGCTGATGATTGCCACTGGCTGCGTGGATCCGCGCACCGCGTTCCGCGTGGACTGGCGCGTGGTGCTGCTCATCGGCTCCATGATGGCGCTGGGGCTGGCCATGGAGGTGAGCGGCGCGGGCGCGTTCGTGGGAGATAGGGTGGCGGCGCTGGGCGCGTATGGTGGCCCGCGCATGGTGATGGTGTTGCTGATGGTGCTGACCATCGTCCTGTCCGCGCCGATGAGCAACCAGGCCGCGGCGCTGGTGGTGCTGCCAGTGGCCATCAACGCCGCGCAGCAGCTCGGCGTGGACGCGCGGCCCTTCGCCATGGCGGTGACGCTGGCGGCCAGCTGTTCGTTCATCACTCCGCTGGAGCCCAGCTGCGTGCTCGTGTACGGGCCGGGGCACTACCGCTTCACGGACTTCTTCCGCCTGGGCACGCCGCTCACCGCGGTGCTCGTCGTCCTGCTCACGGTGGCCGTGCCCTGGGTGTGGCCGCTGGAGAAGGGCTCCTCTCCGGCGCCGCCTCGTCCGGCCGTGGGCCTGCGGGCGCCCATGGGGCCGTGA
- a CDS encoding tRNA-(ms[2]io[6]A)-hydroxylase, with translation MSRPTPSRRPLSGEGPVILHAATDPRWLPLALERFDEVLVDHAHCEKKAAANALSMLQAYPDLPGLPSQMARLAREESAHLARVLDLMAARGLTLTKDAGDPYAQGLQKLIRTPAAERRMDRLLVAAVIEARSCERLSLLAEGLTDPALARFYGELAQSEDGHQSLFYRLAVTASEGNEASVKARLEWMLEREAQVITDVGLRAAIH, from the coding sequence ATGAGCCGTCCCACGCCTTCCCGCCGTCCCCTCTCTGGAGAGGGCCCCGTCATTCTTCACGCCGCCACCGACCCGCGCTGGCTGCCCCTGGCGCTCGAGCGGTTCGACGAGGTGCTGGTGGACCATGCCCACTGCGAGAAGAAGGCCGCCGCCAACGCGCTGTCCATGCTCCAGGCCTACCCTGACCTGCCGGGGCTGCCCTCGCAGATGGCGCGGCTGGCGCGCGAGGAGAGCGCTCACCTGGCCCGCGTGTTGGACTTGATGGCGGCGCGTGGCCTCACGCTGACCAAGGACGCGGGAGACCCCTACGCCCAGGGCCTGCAGAAGTTGATTCGCACGCCCGCCGCCGAGCGCCGCATGGACCGGTTGCTGGTGGCCGCCGTCATCGAAGCCCGCTCCTGCGAGCGACTGTCCCTGCTGGCCGAAGGCCTCACCGACCCGGCCCTGGCGCGCTTCTACGGCGAGCTGGCCCAGTCAGAGGACGGTCATCAGTCCCTCTTCTACCGGCTGGCCGTCACCGCGTCCGAAGGCAACGAAGCCAGCGTGAAGGCGCGGCTGGAGTGGATGCTGGAGCGCGAGGCCCAGGTCATCACCGACGTGGGGCTGCGCGCCGCCATCCACTGA
- a CDS encoding AgmX/PglI C-terminal domain-containing protein, which yields MSDRSSLIRWLVIPGVSLGVLILSAALSYWLTRPVHDEPLPVGPPPAEELPAPQPPGTRIAPTPGLSPPSVTPPPVQPPPGFPSSRTDVPAPPAASGDPRRVVEVEPVVESTTGRIHAEDIRAAIQAVTPLVQQCFEDAAQRNRGPQTVKLRFTVEAGNEGGVMSAGELVSSTIPDPFVQACALDSLLDVRFPAPYGGGKATVVYPFEFRVPGETGR from the coding sequence ATGTCCGACCGGTCGTCCCTCATCCGTTGGCTCGTCATTCCCGGTGTGAGCCTGGGCGTGCTCATCCTGAGCGCCGCCCTCTCCTATTGGCTGACGCGCCCCGTCCACGACGAGCCGCTGCCCGTCGGGCCGCCCCCCGCCGAAGAGCTGCCCGCCCCGCAGCCGCCCGGCACACGCATCGCCCCCACGCCCGGCCTGTCGCCGCCCAGCGTCACACCCCCACCGGTGCAGCCTCCGCCCGGCTTTCCGTCCTCGCGGACCGACGTGCCCGCGCCGCCCGCGGCCTCGGGGGACCCGCGGCGCGTGGTGGAGGTGGAGCCGGTGGTCGAATCCACCACCGGCCGCATCCACGCCGAGGACATCCGCGCCGCCATCCAGGCGGTGACTCCGCTCGTACAGCAATGTTTCGAGGACGCGGCACAACGCAACCGGGGTCCGCAGACAGTGAAACTGCGCTTCACCGTGGAGGCGGGCAACGAAGGCGGGGTGATGAGCGCGGGCGAGCTGGTGTCCAGCACCATCCCCGACCCCTTCGTGCAGGCGTGCGCGCTGGACTCGCTGCTGGACGTCCGCTTCCCGGCGCCCTACGGCGGAGGAAAGGCGACGGTCGTCTACCCCTTCGAGTTCCGTGTCCCTGGGGAGACTGGCCGGTAG